From a region of the Triticum aestivum cultivar Chinese Spring chromosome 7D, IWGSC CS RefSeq v2.1, whole genome shotgun sequence genome:
- the LOC123169522 gene encoding LRR receptor-like serine/threonine-protein kinase RGI3, with the protein MSPPPPRLGLAAVATWLLLVALCLPPRAHAVNEQGEALLRWKRSLTNGTGGAALETWRESDASPCRWSGVACDARGSVVSLLVKSVDLGGPVPARVLRPLAPSLETLVLSGANLTGEIPGELGAYAALTTVDLSGNGLSGAVPAELCRLGKLRSLALHTNSLQGAIPDGIGNLTALTSLTLYDNDLSGAIPASIGKLKKLQVLRAGGNPALKGPLPAEIGGCTDLTMLGLAETGMSGNLPDTIGQLKKLQTLAIYTAMLTGPIPASIGNCTELTSLYLYQNSLSGPVPPQLGQLRKLQTVLLWQNQLVGTIPPVIGNCKELVLIDLSLNMLTGPIPRSFGGLSKLQQLQLSTNKLTGVIPPELSNCTSLTDVEVDNNELSGEIDIDFPRLRNLTLFYAWQNRLTGGVPASLAQCEGLQSLDLSYNNLTGPVPRELFALQNLTKLLLLSNELSGFIPPEIGNCTNLYRLRLNGNWLSGAIPAEIGNLKNLNFLDLGSNRLVGPLPAAMSGCDNLEFIDLHSNSLSGPLPDELPRSLQFVDISDNRLTGLLGPGIGRLPELTKLSLGKNRISGGIPPELGSCEKLQLLDLGDNALSGGIPPELSMLPFLEISLNLSCNRLSGEIPSQFGTLDKLGCLDLSYNQLSGSLAPLARLENLVTLNISYNSFSGELPDTPFFQKIPLSNIAGNHLLVVGAGADENSRRAAISALKLAMTILVAVSAFLLVTATYVLARSRRRNGGAMHGNAAEAWEVTLYQKLEFSVDDVVRGLSSANVIGTGSSGVVYRVELPNGEPLAVKKMWSSDEAGAFRNEISALGSIRHRNIVRLLGWGANRSTKLLFYTYLPNGSLSGFLHRGSVKGAADWGARYEVALGVAHAVAYLHHDCLPAILHGDIKAMNVLLGPGNEPYLADFGLARVLSGVVEPGSSAKLDTSRPRIAGSYGYIAPEYASMQRITEKSDVYSFGVVVLEILTGRHPLDPTLPGGTHLVQWVREHMQAKRGVAELLDPRLRGKQEAQVQEMLQVFAVAMLCISHRADDRPAMKDVVALLKEVRRPPESAADEGKEQPRGGPPPCPERSPARSALPMGGSSNCSFAMSDYSS; encoded by the exons ATGTCTCCCCCTCCTCCTCggctaggcctcgccgccgtcgcgaCGTGGCTGCTCCTCGTGGCGCTGTGCCTCCCGCCGCGCGCCCACGCCGTCAACGAGCAGGGCGAGGCGCTGCTGCGATGGAAGCGCTCGCTCACGAACGGCACGGGCGGGGCCGCGCTGGAGACGTGGAGGGAGTCGGACGCGAGCCCGTGCCGGTGGTCCGGCGTGGCCTGCGACGCGCGCGGCAGCGTCGTGTCGCTGCTCGTCAAGTCGGTCGACCTCGGCGGGCCGGTGCCGGCGCGCgtgctgcgcccgctggcgccgtCGCTCGAGACGCTGGTGCTCTCCGGGGCCAACCTCACGGGCGAAATACCCGGGGAGCTCGGGGCGTACGCCGCGCTGACCACCGTCGACCTCAGCGGGAACGGCCTCTCCGGCGCGGTGCCGGCCGAGCTCTGCCGGCTCGGCAAGCTCCGGTCGCTGGCGCTCCACACCAACTCGCTGCAGGGCGCCATCCCCGACGGCATTGGCAACCTCACTGCACTGACGTCCCTCACGCTCTACGACAATGATCTTAGTGGTGCCATCCCGGCGAGCATCGGGAAGTTGAAGAAGCTGCAGGTGCTGCGCGCCGGTGGCAACCCGGCGTTGAAGGGCCCGTTGCCGGCGGAGATCGGCGGGTGCACTGACCTCACCATGCTCGGCCTCGCCGAGACCGGCATGTCTGGAAACCTCCCGGACACCATCGGGCAGCTCAAGAAGCTCCAGACCCTCGCCATCTACACCGCCATGCTCACCGGCCCGATCCCGGCGAGCATCGGCAACTGCACCGAGCTCACTAGCCTCTATCTCTACCAGAATTCTCTCTCCGGTCCGGTGCCGCCGCAGCTCGGCCAGCTGCGCAAGCTGCAGACGGTGCTCCTGTGGCAGAACCAGCTCGTCGGCACCATACCCCCGGTGATCGGCAACTGCAAGGAGCTCGTGCTCATTGACCTCTCCCTCAACATGCTCACGGGCCCCATCCCGAGGAGCTTCGGTGGGCTGTCCAAGCTGCAGCAGCTGCAGCTCAGCACCAACAAGCTCACCGGCGTCATCCCGCCGGAGCTCTCCAACTGCACGTCGCTCACCGACGTCGAGGTGGACAACAACGAGCTCTCGGGAGAGATCGACATCGACTTCCCGAGGCTGCGCAACCTGACGCTGTTCTACGCGTGGCAGAACCGGCTCACCGGCGGCGTACCGGCGAGCCTGGCTCAGTGCGAGGGCTTGCAGTCGCTGGACCTCTCCTACAATAACCTCACCGGCCCCGTCCCGAGGGAGCTCTTCGCGCTCCAGAATTTGACCAAGCTGCTGCTCCTCAGCAACGAGCTCTCCGGGTTCATACCGCCGGAGATCGGCAACTGCACCAATCTCTACCGACTCCGGCTCAATGGCAACTGGCTGTCGGGAGCCATACCCGCGGAGATCGGCAACCTAAAGAACCTCAATTTCCTCGACCTAGGAAGCAACCGCCTCGTCGGCCCACTGCCGGCGGCCATGTCGGGGTGCGACAACCTCGAGTTCATCGACCTGCACTCCAATTCCCTCTCCGGCCCACTGCCGGACGAGCTGCCGCGCAGTCTCCAGTTCGTCGACATCTCCGACAACCGGCTCACCGGGCTGTTGGGACCCGGCATCGGCAGGCTGCCTGAGCTGACGAAGCTTAGCCTCGGGAAGAACCGGATCTCCGGCGGCATCCCGCCGGAGCTCGGATCTTGCGAGAAGCTGCAGTTGTTGGACCTCGGCGACAACGCTCTCTCCGGCGGAATCCCGCCGGAGCTCAGCATGCTGCCTTTCTTGGAGATTTCGCTTAACCTCAGCTGCAACCGCCTCTCCGGGGAGATACCGTCGCAATTCGGCACCCTCGATAAGCTCGGCTGCCTTGACCTGTCTTACAACCAGCTCTCCGGCAGTCTTGCGCCTCTAGCAAGGCTGGAGAACCTCGTCACGCTAAATATCTCGTACAACAgcttctccggcgagctcccgGACACGCCCTTCTTTCAGAAGATCCCGCTCAGCAACATCGCCGGCAATCACCTGCTTGTCGTCGGCGCTGGCGCCGACGAGAACTCCCGTCGCGCGGCCATCTCGGCTTTGAAGCTCGCCATGACGATTCTCGTCGCGGTGAGTGCGTTCCTCCTCGTGACCGCCACGTACGTGCTCGCACGCTCGCGCCGCCGGAACGGCGGTGCCATGCACGGCAACGCCGCGGAGGCGTGGGAGGTGACCCTGTACCAGAAGCTCGAGTTCTCGGTGGACGACGTGGTGCGCGGCCTTTCGTCGGCGAACGTGATCGGCACGGGAAGCTCGGGCGTGGTGTACCGGGTGGAGCTGCCCAACGGCGAGCCGCTCGCCGTGAAGAAGATGTGGTCCTCCGACGAGGCCGGCGCGTTCCGCAACGAGATCTCGGCGCTGGGGTCCATCCGGCACCGCAACATCGTGAGGCTGCTCGGGTGGGGCGCGAACCGGAGCACCAAGCTGCTGTTCTACACGTACCTCCCGAACGGCAGCCTGAGCGGCTTCCTCCACCGCGGCAGCGTCAAGGGCGCCGCCGACTGGGGCGCCCGGTACGAGGTGGCGCTCGGCGTCGCGCACGCCGTGGCTTACCTCCACCACGACTGCCTGCCGGCCATCCTGCACGGCGACATCAAGGCCATGAACGTCCTGCTCGGCCCGGGCAACGAGCCGTACCTCGCCGACTTCGGCCTGGCCCGCGTCCTCTCCGGCGTGGTCGAGCCCGGCAGCTCCGCCAAGCTCGACACGTCCAGGCCACGCATCGCCGGATCATACGGATACATCGCGCCAG AGTACGCGTCCATGCAGAGGATCACGGAGAAgagcgacgtgtacagcttcggaGTTGTGGTGCTGGAGATCCTGACGGGGCGGCACCCGCTGGACCCGACGCTGCCCGGCGGGACGCACCTGGTGCAGTGGGTGCGGGAGCACATGCAGGCGAAGCGGGGGGTGGCGGAGCTGCTGGACCCGCGGCTGCGcgggaagcaggaggcgcaggtgcaGGAGATGCTGCAGGTCTTCGCGGTGGCCATGCTCTGCATCAGCCACCGCGCCGACGACCGGCCGGCGATGAAGGACGTCGTCGCGCTGCTCAAGGAGGTCAGGCGGCCGCCCGAGAGCGCCGCCGACGAGGGGAAGGAGCAGCCGCGCGGTGGCCCGCCGCCTTGTCCGGAGCGGTCGCCGGCTCGGAGCGCGCTGCCGATGGGCGGCTCTTCAAACTGCTCGTTTGCCATGTCTGATTACTCGAGCTGA